In Euphorbia lathyris chromosome 10, ddEupLath1.1, whole genome shotgun sequence, the DNA window GCCAAAGAAGAATGTGCCATCCCCCTCTTTTCATGCCAACAGCAAGGTCCTGGGGTGTCATTGGCTTCCCCGAAAGTGTCAAATGCTATTTCGGATAATTTCTGGATTTAGAGAACCCATCCATCAACCTATTATATGTAGCAAGATCAGGTATAAATTCCTTATCCAACATCTCATTTACTAACACTTCCTTTTCCTTCCTCTTCCCTTCTTTTGTATATCCATACACCAAAGTATAATATGTCATCTCATCTGGTTCTAAACCCTTACTAGAACCCAATAATCTTAACTTGTCGGCATCATCCGTTCTTCCCACATTGCAAAGATCTTGAACAAGACAATTAAACGTCACGATATCAGAAACCATTCCCTCTTTCAACATCCTTTCCATCACCCCATATGCCTCTTCTATTTTCCCCAATTTCCTCAAACCATCTATCATAGTGATACAAGAAATCAAAGTAGGAACATTCCCATTCCTCCACAACTCATCAAACAACTCCAAAGCTTCACTGGTATTTCTTCTCTCACAAAGCTTATCCACGAGTCCACAGAAATCAAAATTCCTCGGCAACGCCCTTCGTTTCGAAAAATCAATCAACATTTCACAAGCCTCTAAGATTCTTCCTTCCCTGCAAAGTCCATCAACCAAAATCTCACAAGTCACAGTTGAAAACTCAAAACCTAAGTCATTCATCTCATATGCCATCTTAACTGCTTTCTCAAACTTCCTCTCTCTAAAAAACCCCTTAATCAAAGTATTAAAACTAACCACATTAGGACTACATCCTTTCTCCTTCATCTCTCTAAACAACTCCAAAGCCAAATCAAACATGTTGTTCTTACAATAGCTACTAATCAAGATATTGAAAGTAAACACATCAGGCTTAACTCTATCCCTCAACAATCTATGATAAATCCCAACAGCCTTATCATGATCACCACATTTCACATAGCCATGAATTAGAACATTATAAACAGCTACATTAGGTCTTCCATCAATCAATTTCCTCATAGTCTCAAAAGCAATCAATGCATCATCCAATTTGCCTGCCTTACAGTAAGCGTTTAAAGCAAATTGAAAAATCGGTTCAATTCTAGGGCAAGAAAATATACCGTCAGAACAGGGGCAGGGATTCGAGGCCATGAAGGAGAGAAGAGAACTGAGACCAGAGAGACGGTTAGTGATGGCTAGGGTTCGTGCCATCCATTCAAAAGTCGAGTGATCATGTTGAAATGCGTCGATTTTGGAAGCCCAATTGAAGATGAGAAGATCATAGTGAGAGAATTGCGGGTGGTAATGGAGCTTCGATTTCAAAAAGAGGAGGAGGTTATGAGGGGTAAGAGGCTTTTTAGAGAGGTGAGTATGGAGGAAGTGAAGGAGATGGGAGTGGTGAGATGTAGGGGTGAGAGTATGAGTAGGAAGAGGAATTAGAGGGATAGGTGGTGGGCCTGGTAGAGGAGGTAATGGTGGAAGCGGCGGTGGTGAAGGGGTCCGACTCCGATCAAGTTTTCTTAGGATGGGCAATGGAAGATTCTTCTTGAAAGACATTATTTTGAAGTAGCGCCGGTGAGCGAGTCTTCGCTTTCAAGGtgctgaaaaagaaaataaagggtaaattagtaTTTCTTCGTAATTCTGAACTTCGAAATAGACCTCGTCATGGGCCGATGAGCCCGTCCGTCCGTCCCGAGCCCAGACCCATTTAGCCGGGTTtggacacataaaattagtGTCAGGCCTGTCTCGGTCCAAGCCCGAATAAGCCCGTCTAGAAAATGGGCGAGCTTGGGCTATATAAATACCCATCGGACCAGGCCCGTTatctatatatacatttataaatttaatatttatttaaatgcctcatattaactattatgtttattattttttattaaaaaaagttagtattttattttaattaaatttttttaatacagATATGGACTTGAGCAGACGGATTTGGGATTCATTTTTAGGCCCGAGCCCGCCCGAGCCCGACTCTAATTAGTGTGGGTTTGGGCTTATCAGGTTTTATCAAAATCCCGACAGGTCCGGTCCGAGCCCGGCCCATGCTAAGGTCTACTTCGAAAACAGACAATAAATTGCTTGAAATTTATCCTATAGTAACGTAAAACTcttataaagtaaaaaaaataataatcaaaataaGCAATGAGGCATATCAAAAATGTAAAACTATATTTGAAGAATGTCACTGATCTCACAATTGCTTAGATTTCTAAATTACAAGGCATATAAAAAATGTCTTAGACAACTTATCTAACGTGACTGACCATGTGactttagattttttttttacaacaagattgtcacaataaattcctaacaaatcacttcaaagtgaacctaactaatccggtaccaattttgaagcggatgagtaatttctctctctagagGAAGTCCATACCTTTTGGGAAGAAATGGAAGTTCAGCCCTTTTGGGATGGAAGTGTCctatggtgcacaccaagattggcacaatctctcctaaccaaccattttaggagtgaatgtgtcaatcttgagggaaatttctcccttTACAGGAAGGAAAGTTATCTTCCCTGCATCCGAGGACGCCGCCTTCTAGAAAGagatgttatgtaatcaaccaccttcagaaaaaattaatcgtgttaggcagggaaaaagacgattttggcttcgcgaaatgagaattagtgaagcatgcgaatgtaaatttGCAGGGAAAgagatgattttacttcgctaatcgatgttttcgcgaggtatgcaaagtctgaaacgtgacgatctacgtcgcatatcgatgctttcgcgaagtctgcgagggaaatcatgaacttttctactcgccgacttcgcgaactaatcgattcacgaagtagatcgtcacgtttcaggctctttctcttcgcagatcttcacgaaatcatcgactacgcgaagtgtattcacgaaaaaacgcagaaaaaacagcagatacttacatttttcgcgtctttcacccttaaaagcgacagtaacaatatgataaactggggaaaacgatggaaataacgtagaataaccatttctttgatggtaacaagaagaaagaaaccaagtaacgagcaggaacaTGAAGAtaaagaaccatggcttcgttttctaggattaggaagttgcagaatcaagagatgaaaagaggaaaaagaaaaattcattgtgatttggcgaaatggtgcagatttcgtgcaatttaaaggaagatcaaaagtcttgaaatcattaatggaggagccaacttttTGCGTAACCAAGGAGAAGGGGGGAGCGGCCATTCGCGTtgtgggaagtgggaaggttatgGGTGTTATGGGAAagtagacctggcaattatcgtgttcgtgtcgtgtcatttcgagttcgtgtcaaaaagagtaaacccaaacccaacccaaaaactttcgtgtcaaagtcgtgttaacctattcgggttagtgtcgatttcgtgtcgtgttttcgggttacatgtaattttgttatgcgtatatattaataataactcttaaaaatagaagaagatttggtactgtttttaaacattttatatcatttttagattagtatgctaacaataattatcgaaaagttcgataatatcatgttagagggttatgtaatgtgtttataacaatttaggaaattcaaattaatatttgcaattaataattataattttattatctttattaataaagtgacataaaaaaacatgagagaatataacaataattttcaatatccgtgtcatttcgtgtcgttttcgggttcacatatcaacactaacccaacccaaaaattagcgtgtcagtttcgtgtcaacccaaaaatgacccattacctattaagctcaacactaacactaaaaatccgtgtcgtgttcgtgtcgtgtaatcgggtcgtgtgtcattttgccacctctatgggaaagttacacaaaataagtctagatatgtagtaggttgagtaaatgggctaaatatgtaaatgggcttcccatttgacctagttttgtaatttccCCTTTTTTAAGGAAAATTAGAGAATTTGATTAGTCAACAGTTTGGTGAATAGAGGTTTGGAAGAGGGGtttaaaaagctaattttgaaaaaactggttttatgagtttttttcgATTAGCTTATTgttccatctctttttaataatatttttacccctaattactaACTACTATTTAACtccaaattaaagttttatcatatccttatttatcattttacacaaacagttGTTAGCAATCAgtaagttttatcaaacaagtttacacaatcagctagtTAAATTAGTTAACCAAAAAGGTAATTAGCTAATAGCTATTTGCCAAACAGTACCAGTCTCTCTCTAAcgtttattattagttttttttaaggataaggtacaaaaaatGCTCCTAACATTTGcaatcaggagcaattttacccctagcatTGGCGgtcaatatcaattttacctttaatgttgataaatttgagaaaattcatcaaattgtcttctcggtcatgaatcttgttatctacgcTTCACATTTACATCaatttatcactcattagtagcagatgacaaacatatgattagatatgaaaaaaatcaaaaaaatatgaaatatttttctTAGGACCAACTGATAttcattttgtacaaaataaggaatatatttgaataaaatatatgtgttttataataatgtcagaaattgac includes these proteins:
- the LOC136209013 gene encoding pentatricopeptide repeat-containing protein At2g36240 gives rise to the protein MSFKKNLPLPILRKLDRSRTPSPPPLPPLPPLPGPPPIPLIPLPTHTLTPTSHHSHLLHFLHTHLSKKPLTPHNLLLFLKSKLHYHPQFSHYDLLIFNWASKIDAFQHDHSTFEWMARTLAITNRLSGLSSLLSFMASNPCPCSDGIFSCPRIEPIFQFALNAYCKAGKLDDALIAFETMRKLIDGRPNVAVYNVLIHGYVKCGDHDKAVGIYHRLLRDRVKPDVFTFNILISSYCKNNMFDLALELFREMKEKGCSPNVVSFNTLIKGFFRERKFEKAVKMAYEMNDLGFEFSTVTCEILVDGLCREGRILEACEMLIDFSKRRALPRNFDFCGLVDKLCERRNTSEALELFDELWRNGNVPTLISCITMIDGLRKLGKIEEAYGVMERMLKEGMVSDIVTFNCLVQDLCNVGRTDDADKLRLLGSSKGLEPDEMTYYTLVYGYTKEGKRKEKEVLVNEMLDKEFIPDLATYNRLMDGFSKSRNYPK